The Chloroflexota bacterium genome has a window encoding:
- a CDS encoding ABC transporter ATP-binding protein, with protein sequence MLELKNLDAGYDFLQVLWGISLQVEKGEFVALVGPNGAGKSTTLRSISGLLKPKGGKILFNGKDISTLPAHTISRMGISYVSEDLNLFTDMSVRENLILGAYAVKDKELQLETLAYIFELFPRLAERHNQLAGTMSGGERKMLAIARGMMSKPQLMLVDEPSLGLQPNLVHDVFTALLKLRQQGVTILLVEQNVNTTLEITDRAYILEQGRIVMEGPSREVKENDHVRNAYLGI encoded by the coding sequence ATGCTTGAGCTAAAGAATCTTGATGCTGGTTACGACTTCTTACAGGTTCTCTGGGGTATTTCATTGCAAGTAGAGAAAGGCGAATTCGTAGCCCTGGTTGGCCCCAATGGCGCAGGAAAATCAACTACCTTACGCAGTATCTCAGGTTTGTTGAAGCCCAAAGGCGGAAAAATACTATTCAACGGGAAAGACATTAGCACGCTGCCCGCGCATACGATCAGCCGCATGGGCATCAGTTATGTTTCCGAAGATCTTAATCTTTTCACTGATATGTCCGTGCGCGAAAATTTGATTTTAGGCGCTTATGCAGTAAAAGACAAAGAACTGCAACTCGAAACGCTGGCATATATTTTTGAACTTTTCCCCCGCCTGGCTGAGCGACATAATCAGCTTGCAGGTACGATGAGCGGCGGTGAACGCAAAATGTTGGCGATTGCGCGCGGCATGATGTCGAAACCGCAGTTAATGTTAGTAGATGAACCCTCACTCGGTTTGCAGCCCAACCTGGTTCACGATGTATTTACAGCCTTGCTCAAATTGCGCCAGCAGGGCGTCACAATTCTACTGGTTGAGCAAAATGTCAATACAACCCTTGAAATTACCGATCGGGCTTATATTCTCGAACAAGGCCGTATTGTCATGGAAGGGCCAAGCCGCGAAGTGAAAGAAAACGATCACGTTCGTAATGCTTACCTGGGTATATAA
- a CDS encoding ABC transporter ATP-binding protein, with product MLILDAKDVTKRFGGLTAVNRVSMQIKQGQIYGLIGPNGAGKTTFLNSVAGAFPPTSGSVQFMGETTTGSSADIMCRKGLARTFQIPRPFPKLTVLENVKVGAIFGSTMHFNIPAEKRAREALDFVEFNQPANTPAQQLNAVQLKRLDLARAIVSKPKLLLLDELASGLTPGELESIMDLIRRIRDTGVTIIAVEHIMRLIKGICDEVMVIQYGTTIAEGTADDVLQNPKVIEAYLGKEELPHA from the coding sequence ATGTTGATACTTGATGCAAAAGATGTCACCAAAAGATTTGGGGGGCTGACTGCTGTCAACCGCGTCTCCATGCAAATTAAGCAGGGACAAATTTATGGGTTAATTGGCCCCAATGGTGCAGGAAAAACCACCTTTCTGAATTCCGTTGCGGGGGCTTTCCCCCCCACGAGTGGCAGCGTCCAGTTTATGGGCGAAACCACCACCGGGTCCAGCGCCGATATCATGTGTAGAAAGGGCCTTGCACGAACTTTCCAAATTCCGCGTCCCTTCCCAAAATTAACTGTCCTGGAGAATGTAAAAGTCGGCGCAATATTTGGCAGCACCATGCATTTTAATATCCCGGCAGAAAAACGCGCCCGCGAAGCGCTGGATTTTGTCGAATTCAATCAACCTGCAAATACACCCGCTCAACAGCTAAATGCAGTTCAACTCAAACGATTGGATTTAGCCAGGGCAATTGTTAGCAAACCTAAACTCCTGCTTTTAGACGAACTGGCTTCGGGCCTGACACCTGGGGAACTCGAATCGATCATGGATTTGATCCGACGCATTCGAGATACGGGCGTCACGATCATTGCGGTAGAACATATTATGCGCCTCATCAAAGGTATTTGCGATGAAGTCATGGTAATTCAATACGGCACGACAATCGCCGAAGGCACCGCGGATGATGTTTTGCAAAACCCCAAAGTCATAGAAGCCTATCTGGGCAAAGAGGAGCTTCCCCATGCTTGA